A genomic region of Aspergillus oryzae RIB40 DNA, chromosome 1 contains the following coding sequences:
- a CDS encoding uncharacterized protein (predicted protein) → MKFRLNAIVRASESRTMQISNMCPRRRTQLPSLRQLLLTVIAVPSVVASVIPSAVRTDLDSTNALDLPLSGEIVSDDLQDVSDSPLKERAAWDPVQLDSSPEEADATHSPILIALEENSQTSENNDNNSQPALSQRSTSSSSSSSSETPTPFDTNLSTNFTSDSCPKFFKNFLSDTKFTNCYAISMLLRDSSSFFQTLKSAPATSHLLDLSCAADVDQCSSFMTDLASRITKSDACGKDYDLGNPVVTDAYTDMIIYEPMYRASCLKNPSTGDYCFVDAATNSSNPSDYDVYFIPYGSAITNAPYPTCNKCVQASMDVFGEWAQKSGQPLAHSYLPSARSINSKCGVSFANANITVAGDGESSAATWSGRRPDGFLMVWVVALSVGVSLWGWV, encoded by the coding sequence ATGAAATTCCGATTAAATGCCATTGTCCGAGCGTCGGAAAGCCGAACTATGCAGATCAGCAATATGTGTCCTCGCCGACGGACGCAATTGCCCAGTCTTCGCCAATTACTTCTGACTGTCATTGCAGTCCCATCCGTTGTTGCATCCGTGATCCCATCCGCCGTCCGGACAGATTTAGATTCTACCAACGCTCTCGATCTCCCGCTTAGCGGCGAGATCGTCAGCGACGATCTTCAAGATGTATCTGATTCTCCACTCAAGGAACGTGCGGCATGGGACCCCGTCCAGCTAGACAGCAGTCCTGAAGAAGCAGACGCAACTCACTCGCCCATCCTCATCGCACTGGAGGAGAACTCGCAGACCAGCGAGaacaacgacaacaactcCCAACCAGCACTATCCCAAAGATCgacaagcagcagcagcagtagcagcagtGAGACGCCAACGCCATTCGACACCAACCTCTCGACAAACTTCACGTCCGACAGCTGTCCGAAATTCTTCAAAAACTTTCTCTCGGACACCAAATTCACCAACTGCTACGCCATCTCCATGCTCCTCCGGGAttccagctccttcttccaaaCGCTCAAATCCGCCCCAGCAACCTCGCACCTCCTGGACCTCTCCTGCGCCGCCGACGTAGACCAATGCTCGTCCTTCATGACCGACCTCGCATCACGCATCACCAAATCCGACGCCTGCGGCAAGGACTACGACCTCGGCAACCCGGTCGTGACAGACGCCTACACGGACATGATCATCTACGAACCCATGTACCGCGCCTCGTGTCTCAAGAACCCCAGCACAGGCGACTACTGCTTCGTCGACGCCGCCACGAACAGCTCAAACCCCTCCGACTACGACGTCTACTTCATCCCCTACGGGAGCGCAATCACCAACGCCCCTTATCCCACCTGCAACAAATGCGTCCAGGCCTCCATGGATGTCTTCGGCGAATGGGCGCAGAAAAGCGGTCAGCCGCTTGCTCACTCGTATCTGCCTTCTGCGAGGTCTATTAATTCGAAGTGTGGGGTTAGCTTTGCGAATGCTAATATCACTGTTGCGGGTGATGGGGAGTCGTCGGCGGCGACGTGGTCGGGGCGTCGGCCGGATGGGTTTTTAATGGTGTGGGTTGTTGCTTTGAGTGTTGGGGTGAGTCTTTGGGGGTGGGTTTAG
- a CDS encoding pyridoxal kinase (pyridoxal/pyridoxine/pyridoxamine kinase), with the protein MATLVMQLLGCDVAALNTVHFSNHTGYRQFKGTRATAEQITELYEGLCQSHLTDFDVMLSGYAPSAAAVEAVGAIGMDLQRKAEKNPGSFFWVLDPVMGDQGRLYVNNDVVPAYKKIIPHADLILPNQFEAETLSGMKISSLSTLAEAITAIHATYNVPHIIITSVDLSKFTQSSSPQTTPPDSLTVIGSTTRSDGSPRLFRIDVPALDCYFSGTGDMFAALIVARFREAVFAADPQLRTTKSWVSPDDVAATELPLARATVQVLASMHCVLEKTMEARDAELRAADTRGDELLGEEERLKREHLRKSKAAEVRLVRNVQYLREPTVVFQAQEWRKEDLPAGSQ; encoded by the exons ATGGCAACACTTGTCATGCAACTACTAGGCTGCGATGTTGCCGCGTTGAATACCGTTCATTTCA GCAACCATACTGGCTACAGGCAATTCAAAGGCACGAGGGCAACAGCTGAGCAGATTACTGAACTCTATGAGGGCCTATGCCAGAGCCATTTAACGGACTTTGACGTCATGCTGTCCGGCTATGCGCCCAGCGCCGCAGCCGTCGAGGCTGTAGGGGCTATCGGCATGGACCTGCAGCgcaaggctgagaagaaccctggttctttcttctggg TCTTGGACCCGGTAATGGGCGATCAGGGCCGCTTATACGTGAACAATGACGTGGTACCGGCCTATAAAAAGATCATCCCCCACGCGGACCTAATTCTCCCCAATCAGTTCGAAGCCGA AACCCTATCTGGAATGAAAATTTCCTCCCTCAGCACACTAGCAGAAGCCATCACCGCCATCCACGCAACCTACAACGTCCCCCACATAATCATCACCTCCGTCGACCTGTCCAAATTCACCCAATCATCCTCACCACAGACCACCCCACCAGACAGCCTGACAGTCATCGGCTCAACCACCCGCTCAGACGGCTCCCCCCGTCTCTTTCGCATCGACGTCCCCGCCCTGGACTGCTACTTCAGCGGCACAGGCGACATGTTCGCCGCGCTCATCGTCGCCCGATTTCGCGAAGCCGTCTTCGCCGCGGACCCCCAGCTCCGGACCACAAAGTCCTGGGTGTCCCCCGACGATGTCGCGGCTACGGAACTCCCTCTTGCGCGAGCGACCGTCCAGGTCCTGGCGAGCATGCACTGTGTGCTcgagaagacgatggaagcGCGCGATGCGGAGCTGCGGGCGGCTGATACCAGGGGCGATGAGCTgcttggtgaagaggagaggcTGAAGCGGGAGCATTTGCGGAAGAGTAAAGCCGCTGAGGTGAGATTGGTGAGGAATGTGCAGTATCTGCGTGAACCGACGGTGGTGTTCCAGGCGCAGgagtggaggaaggaggattTACCCGCCGGAAGCCAATAG
- a CDS encoding uncharacterized protein (dUTPase), whose amino-acid sequence MTKETTPPPPEQQTTREPPSLPTSPLAKRPKPNTTEDQSKMTNSTPVTSISQPLPPLLIKKLNEGGRAPTRGSAFAAGYDVYAAKETVIPARGKALVDTGIAIAVPEGTYGRIAPRSGLAAKHFIDTGAGVIDADYRGEVKVLLFNHSEVDFPVKAGDRVAQLIIERIYTPEVMVVEELEESVRGAGGFGSTGTN is encoded by the exons ATGACCAAAGAGACCACTCCCCCTCCACCcgaacaacaaacaacaagagaacccccttccctcccgACCTCACCTCTCGCCAAGCGTCCCAAGcccaacaccaccgaagACCAGTCCAAAATGACCAACAGCACCCCCGTCACCTCTATCTCGCAGCCTCTGCCCCCGCTgctcatcaagaagctgaacgaGGGCGGTCGCGCCCCGACCCGTGGCTCGGCCTTCGCCGCCGGATATGATGTCTACGCTGCTAAGGAGACGGTTATCCCGGCTAGGGGGAAGGCTCTGGTTGATACGGGTATTGCCATTGCTGTGCCGGAGGGAACTT ACGGCCGCATCGCACCCCGCAGCGGCCTCGCAGCGAAACACTTCATCGATACCGGAGCCGGAGTCATTGATGCCGATTACCGTGGTGAGGTGAAGGTTCTCCTGTTCAACCACTCCGAGGTCGATTTTCCCGTGAAGGCTGGGGATAGGGTTGCTCAGCTTATTATTGAGAGg ATTTATACCCCCGAGGTTAtggttgtggaggagttggaggagagTGTGCGTGGTGCGGGAGGTTTTGGAAGCACTGGTACTAACTaa
- a CDS encoding AFI1/MesA family protein (predicted protein) yields MSLTLPHRPSDDAARSLPTSSSSKSNGIPRLSPSPSFVHNRSVSNSGLSVRGYEPNLAAPPAFRPRKCKSQYPRDSSERHVEYILVASFHIDRGPIMEHQYPAPISGDESMLAELMLPDQTHVRSQDWTIFFLHKDSSADQDDDDSVGAKKKKKKSKASHGGDGTGGSDEDQDESGKEEESSDDEDEGGEGPPLMYVLNLVNTKQDHTVKRGAVVKAMAICTRHSFLHIYKPLLLLALEDYFKNPYLETLASLYNALNAMDLSLLPKLSLLERQILQASNCKDMFIEKFEQMIRQRIESEGESSDSDSPASPRKPAAKYTLPRDTHEFESKIVYNDIPIPVKVPTVIWPEVVGDFSLIKLIQTFSGPHSTSPQPFPIHPHLTTSGPYTHPIIILVNAMLTQKRVVFLGHNRPSGEVAEAVLAACALASGGILRGFTRHAFPYTDLTKIDDLLKVPGFIAGVTNPTFANHPEWWDVLCDLPTGRIKISSHVEPAPITEGLLYFQQQAALNHLHASNLNSDPTGDNLFMEDVQRSITNRHGENAIRAKWRAYILKFARVASAFEETVYGASNLYIIGPNEELSPESPSGVQADPLDPTTLRGHGHVWPDEISKQRELMASVSRIEGWRTTRSYYSFIQDIAAIYYPTRPIIKPDLHHHHERLRTLKLSPPEAGAIYIAFSYAVKDYAGICQLLTVTPENQAGLFYLSMGLFHPDQTVREATVDLLERISKHPAGQHFWNQLNRFAKLAFFRVKRERDASQSPISGPEMGFGAPQSLVGVAMGDGLR; encoded by the exons ATGAGCCTCACACTCCCTCATCGACCATCCGATGACGCTGCTCGTTCGCTTCCGACGTCCAGTTCTTCCAAAAGCAATGGCATACCCCGGTTATCTCCCTCCCCGTCGTTCGTCCACAACCGATCCGTGAGCAACTCCGGTTTATCCGTGCGTGGTTATGAGCCGAACCTCGCTGCTCCCCCTGCATTTAGACCGCGGAAATGTAAATCGCAATATCCTCGTGATTCATCAGAGCGCCATGTCGAATATATACTTGTTGCCTCCTTCCACATTGACCGGGGCCCCATCATGGAACATCAGTACCCCGCCCCTATCAGCGGGGACGAAAGCATGTTGGCTGAACTGATGCTCCCGGATCAAACTCATGTCCGAAGCCAGGATTGGAcaatctttttcttgcacAAGGACTCAAGTGCCGACCAGGACGATGACGACTCAGTGggggcaaagaagaagaaaaagaagtccAAAGCATCCCATGGCGGCGATGGGACTGGCGGCAGTGACGAGGATCAAGATGAGTCtggcaaggaagaggagagcagtgatgatgaggatgagggtgGCGAGGGACCGCCGTTGATGTATGTTCTGAATCTTGTAAATACAAAGCAAGACCATACAGTTAAAAG AGGTGCGGTTGTGAAGGCCATGGCTATATGTACACGCCACTCGTTCCTCCATATCTATAAG CCCTTACTTCTTCTAGCCCTAGAAGACTATTTCAAGAACCCTTATCTGGAAACGCTAGCCTCGTTGTACAATGCTTTGAATGCCATGgatctttctttgctccCCAAGCTGTCTCTCTTGGAGCGACAGATATTACAGGCTAGCAACTGCAAGGATATGTTTATCGAAAAGTTCGAGCAGATGATCCGTCAGCGAATTGAGAGTGAAGGAGAGTCATCCGACTCGGACTCCCCAGCTTCACCCAGGAAGCCGGCAGCTAAGTACACGCTTCCACGAGATACTCATGAGTTTGAGTCCAAAATTGTTTATAATGATATTCCTATTCCGGTCAAGGTACCCACGGTGATCTGGCCTGAGGTTGTGGGAGATTTCTCTCTCATCAAACTCATCCAAACCTTCTCCGGCCCTCATAGTACTTCCCCCCAGCCCTTTCCAATTCACCCTCACCTTACTACCAGCGGTCCCTATACCCATCCCATCATAATTCTTGTCAACGCGATGTTAACCCAAAAACGTGTGGTGTTTTTGGGCCATAATCGCCCTTCAGGAGAGGTTGCAGAGGCAGTGCTGGCCGCTTGCGCACTCGCATCAGGTGGGATCCTGCGTGGATTCACCAGACATGCGTTCCCTTACACAGATCTGACCAAAATTGATGATCTCCTGAAGGTTCCCGGCTTCATTGCCGGTGTGACCAATCCCACATTTGCCAATCATCCCGAGTGGTGGGATGTGCTCTGCGATCTCCCTACGGGCAGAATCAAAATCAGCAGTCATGTTGAGCCTGCACCGATCACCGAAGGACTCTTGTATTTTCAACAACAAGCCGCGTTGAACCATCTCCACGCCTCGAACTTAAACTCTGACCCTACCGGAGACAATCTATTTATGGAAGATGTTCAGCGCAGCATTACCAATCGCCATGGCGAAAATGCTATTCGAGCCAAATGGCGTGCCTACATTTTAAAGTTCGCACGCGTTGCTTCTGCCTTCGAGGAAACCGTGTATGGCGCCTCGAATCTCTATATCATCGGCCCCAATGAAGAGCTGTCCCCGGAAAGCCCCAGCGGGGTTCAAGCGGACCCCTTAGACCCTACAACACTGCGAGGACATGGCCACGTCTGGCCTGACGAGATATCGAAACAACGCGAACTGATGGCATCGGTCTCCCGAATCGAAGGATGGCGGACAACGCGCTCGTATTACTCTTTCATCCAAGATATCGCTGCAATTTATTATCCTACGCGGCCGATTATTAAACCAGAccttcaccaccaccatgaaCGGCTCCGGACCTTAAAACTGTCTCCGCCTGAAGCGGGGGCTATTTATATAGCCTTTTCCTATGCTGTCAAAGACTACGCTGGCATTTGCCAGCTACTAACGGTCACGCCGGAAAATCAAGCCGGCCTTTTTTATCTGAGCATGGGACTCTTCCACCCTGATCAGACGGTCCGCGAGGCGACAGTGGACCTCTTGGAGCGGATCAGTAAACACCCTGCTGGCCAACACTTTTGGAATCAACTTAACCGGTTCGCAAAATTGGCCTTTTTCCGAGTAAAGCGCGAGCGAGACGCATCGCAGAGCCCCATTTCCGGTCCAGAGATGGGATTCGGAGCACCCCAGAGTCTGGTTGGGGTGGCGATGGGTGACGGGCTACGGTGA